One region of Etheostoma cragini isolate CJK2018 chromosome 16, CSU_Ecrag_1.0, whole genome shotgun sequence genomic DNA includes:
- the si:ch211-222n4.2 gene encoding coiled-coil domain-containing protein 74A isoform X2, translating into MSSHNLPPVRHLPQWTRVGRLGKPCSPRRLPAANHLQPLSVAPPADTGMWRAAEVSFHSDMDPRVASLQRNIQFLQQQHKETLEKLHAEIEYLRRDNKELQYKLIMEPPKSSRKGMTHSRRGIRPPTQGSEARTGLYLEEPLQDTRPAQDQAKSEEDNNILGSARQDHGPEGKGGLITSLQPLRIHSNPAHPPRAPTLQECEVIIRQLYNANSLQSREIIRVKALLRDIVLSKKITPENYILTKAFLVDGTRKSSEENKFPKLGLQTFPERMSGPSQSGVVLPALKQSLSSTIAERQRRTRAVQRDRFKRTVH; encoded by the exons ATGTCAAGTCATAACCTTCCACCGGTGCGGCATTTGCCACAATGGACACGGGTTGGGCGCCTCGGGAAGCCCTGCTCCCCTCGGCGTTTACCGGCGGCGAACCATCTGCAGCCGCTGTCTGTCGCCCCGCCAGCGGATACAGGAATGTGGAGAGCAGCAGAGGTGTCCTTTCACAGCGACATGGACCCCCGCGTCGCATCACTGCAGAGAAATATCCAGTTCCTTCAGCAACAACACAAGGAAACTCTTGAGAAACTTCATGCAGAGATAGAGTATCTCAGGCGGGATAATAAAG AGTTGCAGTATAAGCTGATAATGGAGCCTCCCAAGTCAAGTAGAAAAG GAATGACACACAGTCGACGAGGCATAAGACCACCTACTCAGGGAAGTGAAGCCCGTACAGGACTCTACCTGGAGGAGCCCCTACAGGACACGCGGCCCGCACAGGACCAAGCAAAAAG TGAAGAGGACAACAACATTCTGGGATCTGCCAGACAGGACCATGGCCCAGAGGGGAAGGGGGGCCTCATCACCTCGTTACAGCCTCTACGAATTCACAGCAATCCCGCCCATCCACCGCGTGCCCCCACTCTACAGGAGTGTGAGGTCATCATCCGGCAGCTCTACAATGCTAACAGTTTACAGTCCCGAGAG ATTATACGTGTTAAGGCATTGCTGAGAGATATTGTTTTGAGCAAGAAAATCACCCCAGAAAACTACATTCTGACCAAGGCTTTTCTTGTTGATGGCACTCG CAAATcttcagaagaaaacaaatttcCAAAACTTGGTCTTCAAACATTTCCAGAAAGAAT GTCTGGACCCTCTCAGTCTGGGGTGGTCCTCCCAGCCCTCAAACAGAGCCTCAGCTCCACCattgcagagagacagaggaggaccCGTGCTGTGCAGAGAGACCGTTTCAAAAGGACGGTGCATTGA
- the si:ch211-222n4.2 gene encoding coiled-coil domain-containing protein 74A isoform X1 codes for MSSHNLPPVRHLPQWTRVGRLGKPCSPRRLPAANHLQPLSVAPPADTGMWRAAEVSFHSDMDPRVASLQRNIQFLQQQHKETLEKLHAEIEYLRRDNKELQYKLIMEPPKSSRKGMTHSRRGIRPPTQGSEARTGLYLEEPLQDTRPAQDQAKSFEEDNNILGSARQDHGPEGKGGLITSLQPLRIHSNPAHPPRAPTLQECEVIIRQLYNANSLQSREIIRVKALLRDIVLSKKITPENYILTKAFLVDGTRKSSEENKFPKLGLQTFPERMSGPSQSGVVLPALKQSLSSTIAERQRRTRAVQRDRFKRTVH; via the exons ATGTCAAGTCATAACCTTCCACCGGTGCGGCATTTGCCACAATGGACACGGGTTGGGCGCCTCGGGAAGCCCTGCTCCCCTCGGCGTTTACCGGCGGCGAACCATCTGCAGCCGCTGTCTGTCGCCCCGCCAGCGGATACAGGAATGTGGAGAGCAGCAGAGGTGTCCTTTCACAGCGACATGGACCCCCGCGTCGCATCACTGCAGAGAAATATCCAGTTCCTTCAGCAACAACACAAGGAAACTCTTGAGAAACTTCATGCAGAGATAGAGTATCTCAGGCGGGATAATAAAG AGTTGCAGTATAAGCTGATAATGGAGCCTCCCAAGTCAAGTAGAAAAG GAATGACACACAGTCGACGAGGCATAAGACCACCTACTCAGGGAAGTGAAGCCCGTACAGGACTCTACCTGGAGGAGCCCCTACAGGACACGCGGCCCGCACAGGACCAAGCAAAAAG CTTTGAAGAGGACAACAACATTCTGGGATCTGCCAGACAGGACCATGGCCCAGAGGGGAAGGGGGGCCTCATCACCTCGTTACAGCCTCTACGAATTCACAGCAATCCCGCCCATCCACCGCGTGCCCCCACTCTACAGGAGTGTGAGGTCATCATCCGGCAGCTCTACAATGCTAACAGTTTACAGTCCCGAGAG ATTATACGTGTTAAGGCATTGCTGAGAGATATTGTTTTGAGCAAGAAAATCACCCCAGAAAACTACATTCTGACCAAGGCTTTTCTTGTTGATGGCACTCG CAAATcttcagaagaaaacaaatttcCAAAACTTGGTCTTCAAACATTTCCAGAAAGAAT GTCTGGACCCTCTCAGTCTGGGGTGGTCCTCCCAGCCCTCAAACAGAGCCTCAGCTCCACCattgcagagagacagaggaggaccCGTGCTGTGCAGAGAGACCGTTTCAAAAGGACGGTGCATTGA